A stretch of Henckelia pumila isolate YLH828 chromosome 4, ASM3356847v2, whole genome shotgun sequence DNA encodes these proteins:
- the LOC140866420 gene encoding uncharacterized protein, giving the protein MDVDTNAAAPSATAPVNTPKQGVQFAQKPNFQPLKAHEISDGQIQFRKIPVPPHRYTPLKKAWLEIYTPVYEKMKIDIRMNLKSRRVELKTRPDTPDVSNLQKCADFVHAFMLGFDVIDADALLRLDELYVESFEIKDVKTLRGEHLSRAIGRLSGKGGRTKHAIENSTRTRIVIADTKIHILGSFASIKVARDSLCSLILGSPAAKVYSKLRAVTARLAERF; this is encoded by the coding sequence ATGGACGTTGATACCAATGCCGCCGCCCCTTCCGCCACTGCACCCGTCAACACTCCAAAGCAGGGCGTCCAATTTGCGCAGAAGCCTAACTTTCAGCCCCTAAAAGCACACGAAATCTCCGACGGTCAAATCCAATTCCGTAAAATCCCCGTCCCCCCTCATCGCTATACTCCTCTGAAAAAAGCATGGCTTGAAATCTACACGCCTGTATACGAAAAAATGAAAATCGATATCCGGATGAACCTGAAATCCCGCCGGGTGGAGCTCAAAACCCGACCCGACACTCCGGATGTCAGCAATCTGCAAAAGTGTGCAGATTTCGTGCACGCGTTCATGCTGGGGTTCGATGTGATTGACGCCGACGCATTGCTACGTTTGGACGAGCTTTACGTGGAATCATTCGAGATTAAGGATGTCAAGACCTTGAGAGGGGAACACTTGTCGCGGGCGATTGGGCGGTTGAGTGGGAAAGGAGGAAGAACGAAACACGCAATCGAAAACTCTACGAGAACGAGAATCGTGATAGCTGATACGAAGATTCACATACTGGGTTCCTTCGCTAGTATCAAGGTTGCAAGAGACTCGCTATGCAGCTTAATTTTGGGTTCCCCGGCCGCCAAGGTGTATTCAAAGCTAAGAGCAGTAACTGCACGCCTGGCAGAAAGGTTTTGA